In the genome of Streptomyces sp. Tu 3180, the window ATGACCTCCCCGGACCTCCTCGTCCTCGACGAGCCGACGAACCACGTCGCGCTCGGCCCGGCCCGGGACCCGGAGGCGGCACTCCCGGCGCGTCCGGGCGTGGTGGTCGCGGTCTCGCACGCCCGTTGCCCCGCCGGGCAGCACCCTTAGGGGGTGTCGTTTGGATCGTGCCGGGGCCGCGGGGCCCGGCACGCGCATCTGCGGCGTTGTCGTCGGTTGCCGGGGCTCCGCCCTGGCGCCCTCCTCCGCCTTGCGTCCGCACGCACCAGACCCCGCTCGGGTCGGTCCGCAAGGCACCGTTGCCCGGAGCCGGCCTGGTCCGAACGACACCCCCTAGGAGGCGCTGCCCGTGCGCAGGACGGTGGCGCGGAACTCCGCGACCAGCGGCCGCAGGTCGACCCGGTGCCATGCGGCCCACAGCTGGACGCACGTCTCGTGCCAGGGGAGCTCGCGTACCGCGACGTCCTCGGTGGTGGCGCGGGTCATGCTCTTCTGCACGAGGGCGAGTCCGAGCCCGGAGGCGACCAGGCCGAGCGCGGTCAGCGGCTCGGCGGCCTCGAGGCGGATGTCGGGCGTGAAGCCGGCTGCCGTGCAGGCGCTGACGAACGTGTCCCGCCAGGCGGGGTCCTGGGGGTTCTCGACGGCGATCCACGGCTGGCCGTCGAGGTCGCCGGGGGCCACCTCCTCCCGGCCGGCGAGGGGGTGCCCCGCGGGCAGGGCGAGGAGCAGCGGGTCCTCGAGCAGGGGGGCGGCCAAGAGGTCGGGGTCGTCCGGGCCCGGAGGTTCGTGGACGAGCGCGATGTCGAGACTGCGCTGCCGCAGCCCCTCGAACTGCTCGGCGGGGGAGAGGCTGTACAGGGCGATGTGGACGTCGGGCCGCTCGCCGCGCACGGCGCGCAGCGCGCCGGGCAGGATGCCGGTGTGCATGGCGTCCGCGACGTAGCCGATGCACAGGCCGCCCTCCTCCCCGCGGCCCAGCCGGCGGCCCAGGTTCTCCAGGCGGTCCGCGTGCCGCAGCAGCGCGCGGGCTTCGGCCAGGAAGACCTGGCCGTCCCGGGTGAGCCGGATCCTCTGCTGGCCGCGTTCGAACAGGGAGAGGCCCAGGTTCTGCTCGAGCTGGGCGATCTGCCGGCTGAGCGGCGACTGGGAGATGTGCAGCCGCTCGGCGGCCCGGCCGACGTGTTCGGTCTCGGCGACGGCGACGAAGTAGCGGAGTTGCCGCAGGTCAAGCATGTAAGACCTCGAAGGACTCAAGTGTGTCCGAGTAAGTCTTGGACAGTCTCAACTCTACTTCCTAGCCTCGAACACATCGGACCGACGGACTGCGCACAAGGCGCACGAACCACGTCCGTCGCATCTCGCACAGCAAGGAACCGCACGCATGTCCATCACGTCCTTCCTGCCCGGCCGCCTGGGCTTCGGCACCGCACCGCTGGGCAACATGTTCCGGGCCATACCCGACGAGGAGGCCGCGGCCACCGTGGACGCCGCCTGGGACAACGGCATCCGCTACTTCGACACCGCGCCCTTCTACGGCGCGGGCCTGTCCGAGATCCGGCTGGGAGAGGCACTGGCCGGCCGCCCCCGCGACGAGTTCGTCCTGAGCACGAAGGTCGGCCGCGTCGTCCTCGACGAGATCGAGGACCCCTCCGCCCGCGACCTGGGCGAGAAGGGCGGACTCTTCGAGCACGGACGCCCCAACAAGATCGTCAACGACTACTCGGCCGACGCCACGCTGCGCTCCGTCGAGGACAGCCTCGAGCGACTGAGGACGGACCGCCTCGACATCGTGTGGGTGCACGACGTCGCGCAGGACTTCTACGGCGACGAGTGGCTCGCCGCGTACGAGAGCGCCCGCACCGGCGCGTTCCGGGTGCTGCAGCGGCTGCGCGACGAAGGTGTCATCAGGGCCTGGGGCCTGGGGGTCAACCGGGTCGAGCCCCTGGAACTGACGCTGGACCTCGACGAGCCGAAGCCGGACGCGTTCCTCCTCGCCGGCCGCTACACCCTGCTCGACCACGAGCGCGCACTGCAGCGGCTGCTGCCGGCCGCGACGGCCCGGCACGTCGACATCGTCGTCGGCGGACCGTACAGCTCCGGTGTCCTGGCCGGCGGACAGCACTTCGAGTACCAGAAGGCCCCCGCACCGGTCGTCACCAGGGTGGAGCGCATCAAGGCACTCGCGGAGCAGCACGGCATCGGCATCAAGGCGGCAGCGCTGCAGTTCTCCCTCGCCCACCCCGCGGTCGCCGCGGCCATCCCGGGGGCCTCGCGGCCGGGCCGCGTCGCCGAGGACGTCGCCGCACTCGGCGAGACGGTCCCGGCGGCCTTCTGGACGGCCCTGCGCACGGAGGGGCTGATCGCTCAGGACGCCCCCGTACCCACCGTCTGACCATCTGCCCCACCCCATTCAGGAGACGACGACCATGGCGACGACAACCGCGACCGTCGACATCCCCGCGCCCGCCGCGCGCGTCTGGCAGCTCATCGGCGGTTTCGACTCCCTGCCCGACTGGCTGCCCTACATTCCCGCCAGCACGCTCAGCGAGGGCGGCCGGGTCCGCAGCCTCACCAACGGGGAGGGCGGCGTCATCGTCGAACGCCTCGAAGCGTTCGACGACCGGGCGCGCACGTACAGCTACTCCATCATCCGGGCGCCGTTCCCGGTCACCGGCTACCGCTCCACCCTCACCGTGCACGAGGCGTCCGGCGGGCAGAGCCGTGTGGAGTGGTCCGGCACCTTCACCCCGGCCGGGGTGAGCGAGGAGGAGGCGGTCGCCCTGTTCCACGGTATTTACACCGAGGGACTGGCCGCGCTGAGGAAGACCCTCGAAGGGTGACCCCCGAAGGGTGAACCGGACACGGGACGCTCGGTGACGCGCTCGCCCGTTCCCGGCTCGCCGCGGGTACCGGCGTGGTGGTGCTCGGCCGGAGCACCACCACCCGGTGGAAGGGCCGGGGAGGGCTTCGTGGCCGTCACCGCGTCGGTCCCCCTGGCCGCGCGGAAGCCGTGAGGCCGGGACACCTGACGCATTCGGGTCCAGCCGGGGCGGACACGGGATGAGCGGGCTCCGCGACGGGCAGGAAGCGTGTACTGCTCGGACGACTTCCGCGTAGGCGACGACTCGAGGGGCTCCCATGCACGATCTCGCGGACTCGATCGAATCGATGGAACAACTCGCCGCCGTCTGGCGGGTCATGGTCCTCGACCGGGATCCGGACGCGGACGTCCGCGACCTTCCCGGCATCGCCGTCCGTTGGGCCGACTGCCGGTTCGCCTTCTGGAACTGCGTCACGCTGACCGAGGTCGGCATGGACGCCGGGCTCCTGAGGGAGCGCCTGAACGAGACGGCGGAGATCATGCGGTCGAAGAAGCACCCGGGTTTCCTGTGGCTCTTCGAGGACCTCCTCGACGAGGAGGCGCGCGCGGCGCTCGAGGCGGCGGCCGGGCAGGCGGGCCTCGCGCACGCCTTCCCCGGCACGGGCATGGCAGGGGACCTGTTGCCCGTCCCCGAACCGGCCCACCCCGACCTGACGTTCGTACGCGTGACCACCGACGACCACCTGCGGGCCTTCGCGGACCTCAACTCGCGTGCCTACGGCTTCCCGCTGGAGGACGGCCGTGACGGTCTGGCCGGCTCCGCACTGTGGAAGAACCAGGTGTACGCCTACCTCGGCGTACGGGACGGCGTCCCCGTGACCTGCGCCGCCACGGTGGAGGCGCAGGGCCGCCTCTTCGTCGTGCTCGTCGCCACCGCCCCCGAGTGGCAGCGCCGGGGCTACGCGGAAGCGGTGACGCGCAAGGCACTGCACGAGGGCGCCCGGGCCACCGGGACGACCCGGGCGACCCTGCACGCGACCGCCGCCGGGGCCCCCGTGTACCCGCGTATCGGCTTCGAGCCGAACTCCCCGATGCGCTTCTACGCCCTGAGGGACTGACCCGGCGGAGCCCGGCGCCGCCCGCCCGCGGACCGCGGGCGGGCTTCGACGCCGGCCGAGCGTGCCGGAGGGCTCGGCCCGGACCCTCCGCACGCCTCCCTCAGGGACAGGTGCCGTCCGCAACGGTGAAGTAGCCGACGGGCGACTCCTTCAGGGTGCGGGTGACGAAGGTGTTGTACAGACCCATGTCCTGGCCGGAACCCACGGCGTAGGCGTGGCCGCCGCCGGTCGTGGCGCGTCCCGCCTGGACGTGGGCGTAGTTGGTGGCGGTCCAGCAGGCGGCCGTGGCACCGGTGGTCCGTGCGGTGACCGCACCGGAGAGCTGCCCCGTCCGGCCGTCGGCGCCGCGGGCGGCCACCGCGTAGGTGTGGGAGGAGCCGGGGGACAGCCCGGTGTCGGTGTACGACGCCGAGCCGGACGTGGCGATCGGGGCGCCGTCGCGGTGGACGACGTAGCCGGTGGCGCCCTCGACCGGGTTCCAGCCCAGGCTGATGCTGGTGTCGGTGGTGCCGGTGGCGGCCAGGCCGGTCGGAGCGGGCGGCGAACCGGGCTGGGAGCCGGCGTCCTCCAGGCCGAAGAACCGTGCGATCCAGTAGCTGGAGCAGATCGAGTCCAGGAAGTACGCGGCTCCGGTGCTGCCGCACTGCTGGGTGCCGCTGCCCGGATCGACCGGGGTGCCGTGCCCGATGCCCGGGACGCGGTTCACCTCGACGGCCACCGACCCGTCCCCGGCCGGGTACTCCTCGTGCCGGGTGGAGTTCGGTCCGATGACCGAGGTGCGGCCCGGTGTCTGGGGCAGGCCGTGCAGCGCGGTCCACTGGTCCCGGAGTTCGTCGGCGTTGCGCGGGACGACGGTGGTGTCCCGGTCGCCGTGCCAGATGGCCACGCGCGGCCACGGGCCGGACCACGAGGGATGGGCGTCACGAACCCGCTGGGCCCACTGGGCGGGGGTGAGGTCGGTTCCCGGGCTCATGCACGAGTACGCGCTGAGGACGTCGTCGGCGCAGCCGTAGGGCAGCCCGGCGACGACCGCGCCGGCCCGGAAGACGTCCGGGTAGGCGGCGAGCATCACCGACGTCATGGCGCCTCCGGCGGACAGGCCGGTGACGTAGGTCCGCCGGGAGTCCGCGCCGAAGGCGGAGACGGCGTGCGCGGCCATCTGGCGGACGGAGGCGGCCTCGCCCTGGCCTCTGCGGTTGTCGCCGGGCTGGAACCAGTTGAAGCACTTGTTGAGGTTGTTCGCGGTCGTGGTCTCCGCGAACAC includes:
- a CDS encoding LysR substrate-binding domain-containing protein, which gives rise to MLDLRQLRYFVAVAETEHVGRAAERLHISQSPLSRQIAQLEQNLGLSLFERGQQRIRLTRDGQVFLAEARALLRHADRLENLGRRLGRGEEGGLCIGYVADAMHTGILPGALRAVRGERPDVHIALYSLSPAEQFEGLRQRSLDIALVHEPPGPDDPDLLAAPLLEDPLLLALPAGHPLAGREEVAPGDLDGQPWIAVENPQDPAWRDTFVSACTAAGFTPDIRLEAAEPLTALGLVASGLGLALVQKSMTRATTEDVAVRELPWHETCVQLWAAWHRVDLRPLVAEFRATVLRTGSAS
- a CDS encoding aldo/keto reductase, whose product is MSITSFLPGRLGFGTAPLGNMFRAIPDEEAAATVDAAWDNGIRYFDTAPFYGAGLSEIRLGEALAGRPRDEFVLSTKVGRVVLDEIEDPSARDLGEKGGLFEHGRPNKIVNDYSADATLRSVEDSLERLRTDRLDIVWVHDVAQDFYGDEWLAAYESARTGAFRVLQRLRDEGVIRAWGLGVNRVEPLELTLDLDEPKPDAFLLAGRYTLLDHERALQRLLPAATARHVDIVVGGPYSSGVLAGGQHFEYQKAPAPVVTRVERIKALAEQHGIGIKAAALQFSLAHPAVAAAIPGASRPGRVAEDVAALGETVPAAFWTALRTEGLIAQDAPVPTV
- a CDS encoding SRPBCC family protein gives rise to the protein MATTTATVDIPAPAARVWQLIGGFDSLPDWLPYIPASTLSEGGRVRSLTNGEGGVIVERLEAFDDRARTYSYSIIRAPFPVTGYRSTLTVHEASGGQSRVEWSGTFTPAGVSEEEAVALFHGIYTEGLAALRKTLEG
- a CDS encoding GNAT family N-acetyltransferase — translated: MHDLADSIESMEQLAAVWRVMVLDRDPDADVRDLPGIAVRWADCRFAFWNCVTLTEVGMDAGLLRERLNETAEIMRSKKHPGFLWLFEDLLDEEARAALEAAAGQAGLAHAFPGTGMAGDLLPVPEPAHPDLTFVRVTTDDHLRAFADLNSRAYGFPLEDGRDGLAGSALWKNQVYAYLGVRDGVPVTCAATVEAQGRLFVVLVATAPEWQRRGYAEAVTRKALHEGARATGTTRATLHATAAGAPVYPRIGFEPNSPMRFYALRD
- a CDS encoding PHB depolymerase family esterase, with the protein product MWRTLLSRLAAVVALALGAALAGPAPAAHAAVGLTRVTGFGTNPGQLNMYVYRPASLTPDPAVVLALHGCTQNAQGYADNSGLPGLADRHGFLVVFAETTTANNLNKCFNWFQPGDNRRGQGEAASVRQMAAHAVSAFGADSRRTYVTGLSAGGAMTSVMLAAYPDVFRAGAVVAGLPYGCADDVLSAYSCMSPGTDLTPAQWAQRVRDAHPSWSGPWPRVAIWHGDRDTTVVPRNADELRDQWTALHGLPQTPGRTSVIGPNSTRHEEYPAGDGSVAVEVNRVPGIGHGTPVDPGSGTQQCGSTGAAYFLDSICSSYWIARFFGLEDAGSQPGSPPAPTGLAATGTTDTSISLGWNPVEGATGYVVHRDGAPIATSGSASYTDTGLSPGSSHTYAVAARGADGRTGQLSGAVTARTTGATAACWTATNYAHVQAGRATTGGGHAYAVGSGQDMGLYNTFVTRTLKESPVGYFTVADGTCP